From one Aeropyrum camini SY1 = JCM 12091 genomic stretch:
- a CDS encoding MATE family efflux transporter: MDREALDRKRAWVTKGPIVKVILALATPIVAARLLAATQESVDAIFLGRVSTEDLAAPAAASPLLWLFAGLGMGVNTTLTTLVSQAIGARDYASAQRYASQLLGATLILGVASALAIILAAQTVFILQGFTGRSLEVALAYTLVEALGMPFMLALFYFNAIMAASGDTRTPFKVSALSSILNVLLDPILIFGLIMLPPLGAVGAAVATVLARAAAVSIAFYLLFKGAPGFSVKPSMPSRRLLGLMLRIGGPVSLQRLVVSLGFLVMMGIVARLGPPVVAAYNVSLVIIHIVQSATFGFNIATATVVGQNLGAGNIPRAIKAAYVGVALVFGLLFIGALAIIGGREVLVSIFTSIDEVQFYAERMISIVALGMPFLGAFFTAMGVARGSGRTAFISALGIARLWLLRIPTAYILVYMYTLEDMGVWLAMTLSNIAAGTLATAWVASRTWAKPLVKRKIPKTPSEKTPAIPEPTINNTG; this comes from the coding sequence TTGGACAGAGAAGCCCTCGACAGGAAGAGAGCGTGGGTCACCAAGGGGCCTATAGTGAAGGTCATACTGGCCCTGGCTACCCCTATAGTCGCTGCCAGGCTATTAGCGGCCACGCAGGAGAGCGTCGACGCCATATTCCTAGGGAGGGTTAGCACCGAAGATCTCGCCGCGCCCGCCGCCGCCAGCCCGCTCCTATGGCTCTTCGCGGGCCTCGGGATGGGGGTTAACACCACACTAACCACCCTAGTGTCTCAGGCGATAGGCGCTAGAGACTATGCATCCGCCCAGAGGTACGCCTCCCAACTCCTAGGCGCCACCCTAATACTGGGAGTAGCCAGCGCCCTAGCCATAATACTCGCCGCTCAGACCGTCTTCATACTCCAGGGCTTCACAGGCAGGAGCCTGGAGGTAGCGCTGGCCTACACTCTCGTCGAGGCTCTAGGCATGCCCTTCATGCTAGCCCTCTTCTACTTCAACGCCATAATGGCGGCCTCCGGCGACACCAGAACCCCATTCAAGGTCTCAGCCCTCTCAAGCATACTCAACGTGCTTCTCGACCCCATACTCATATTCGGCCTCATAATGCTACCTCCCCTAGGAGCGGTTGGGGCTGCGGTCGCAACAGTCCTCGCCAGGGCAGCGGCCGTCTCCATAGCCTTCTACCTACTATTCAAGGGCGCACCCGGTTTCAGTGTGAAGCCCAGCATGCCAAGCCGGCGGCTCCTTGGTCTAATGCTGCGCATAGGCGGCCCCGTTTCGCTCCAGAGGCTTGTTGTTAGCTTGGGATTCCTGGTTATGATGGGGATAGTGGCGAGGCTCGGGCCCCCCGTGGTTGCGGCTTACAACGTCTCCCTAGTTATAATACACATAGTCCAGTCCGCCACATTCGGCTTCAACATAGCAACGGCGACAGTAGTGGGTCAGAACCTCGGAGCGGGTAACATCCCAAGGGCGATTAAAGCGGCGTATGTGGGGGTGGCCCTCGTGTTCGGCCTCCTCTTCATAGGGGCTCTCGCCATAATAGGTGGTAGAGAGGTTCTTGTCTCAATATTCACCAGCATAGATGAGGTGCAGTTCTACGCTGAACGGATGATATCCATAGTAGCACTGGGCATGCCATTCCTGGGCGCGTTCTTCACGGCCATGGGGGTAGCCCGGGGGAGCGGCAGGACGGCTTTCATATCAGCCCTGGGGATCGCAAGGCTATGGCTACTACGGATACCAACAGCATACATCCTAGTCTACATGTACACGCTAGAAGACATGGGAGTGTGGCTCGCTATGACCCTCAGCAACATAGCCGCAGGCACCCTGGCAACAGCATGGGTGGCCAGCAGAACATGGGCAAAGCCTCTAGTGAAACGCAAAATACCCAAAACACCCAGCGAGAAAACCCCCGCCATCCCGGAGCCAACAATAAACAACACGGGCTAG
- a CDS encoding electron transfer flavoprotein subunit beta/FixA family protein, whose amino-acid sequence MPNTQAVRIDPKTGTLIRQGVPSIINPPDLAAVELALRLRDQYGGEVIAVTMGPPPALKGLEHLIGMGVDYGYMFSDRAFAGADTLATSYVLSEGIKYIERERGRVDLALFGQETIDSSTAHIGAQVASWLQWPYVYYVRKAAISDGRLVVERTVENYIETYELPLPAVASVAIRAFKPREVTLSGKLRFKRERPYKIVSNKDLGLDPRCVGLKGSPTIVAKVTYLPEIPRRAEVYRPRDPRDGARWLLRKLLTDSETRDLILKALWGG is encoded by the coding sequence GTGCCGAACACTCAGGCGGTTAGGATAGATCCCAAGACTGGCACCCTGATAAGGCAGGGTGTCCCGAGCATCATCAACCCTCCAGACCTGGCTGCTGTGGAGCTGGCTCTACGGCTGAGGGACCAGTACGGTGGGGAGGTTATAGCGGTTACCATGGGCCCGCCGCCAGCCCTGAAGGGGCTGGAGCACTTGATAGGCATGGGGGTTGACTATGGCTACATGTTTAGCGACAGGGCTTTTGCAGGCGCAGACACCCTGGCGACAAGCTACGTCCTATCCGAGGGTATAAAGTATATCGAGAGGGAGAGGGGGAGGGTTGACCTGGCTCTCTTCGGCCAGGAGACTATAGATTCGAGCACAGCCCATATAGGGGCGCAGGTGGCTAGCTGGCTTCAGTGGCCCTACGTCTACTACGTCCGCAAGGCCGCTATCAGCGACGGAAGGCTTGTGGTGGAGAGGACTGTCGAGAACTATATAGAGACGTATGAGCTCCCTCTCCCGGCGGTGGCTTCAGTCGCAATAAGGGCCTTCAAGCCCCGGGAGGTAACCCTGTCAGGCAAGCTGAGGTTCAAGAGGGAGAGGCCGTACAAGATCGTCTCAAACAAGGACCTCGGCCTCGACCCGAGGTGTGTCGGCTTAAAAGGTAGCCCTACAATAGTCGCCAAGGTCACCTACCTCCCAGAGATCCCGAGGAGGGCTGAGGTTTATAGGCCGAGGGACCCGAGGGACGGGGCTAGATGGCTCCTTAGGAAGCTTTTGACTGATAGTGAGACCAGGGACCTCATACTCAAAGCCCTGTGGGGAGGGTGA
- a CDS encoding electron transfer flavoprotein subunit alpha/FixB family protein: MGRVDCEKICSLWPCEQPEEFRNVWVVAELDERGISEASLQMLTPARRIADKLGEDVVGVIAGPPGASRLAGEMIERGADEVIVVEHERLSEYYPDVVGSVIVELSLKYKPSVILFAATARGREMAPYVANTLKTGITADCTDFDVDPKTKDVLLIRPPFSAIMLAYIRTPFRRPQIGTARPNVFPLPERRQERQGRIVREEVEPPEPMTRLVNRVKIPRSEVPIEKAEVIVSGGRGLGSPEGFRILEELAQLLGGVIAGSRKAVDAGWIPPERQVGQTGKSVKPILYIAVGISGSAQHMVGVREARRIVAVNIDENAPIMRQADYALVADYREVIPALIEELRRLKEERSRYLEELLGPEALRTAPQGGQA, encoded by the coding sequence GTGGGCAGGGTTGACTGCGAGAAGATATGTAGCCTGTGGCCCTGCGAGCAGCCTGAGGAGTTCAGGAACGTCTGGGTTGTGGCGGAGCTCGACGAGCGTGGCATAAGCGAGGCGAGCCTACAGATGCTAACCCCCGCTAGGAGGATTGCTGATAAGCTTGGCGAGGATGTTGTGGGGGTTATAGCCGGTCCTCCCGGCGCTAGCCGTCTAGCGGGGGAGATGATAGAGAGGGGTGCAGACGAGGTTATAGTGGTGGAGCATGAGAGGCTGTCCGAGTATTATCCTGATGTCGTGGGGAGCGTCATAGTAGAGCTTTCCCTCAAGTATAAGCCCTCCGTCATACTTTTCGCAGCCACAGCTCGCGGCAGGGAGATGGCGCCCTATGTGGCCAACACGCTCAAAACGGGTATAACAGCCGACTGCACAGACTTCGACGTAGACCCTAAGACTAAGGACGTGCTCCTGATAAGGCCCCCATTCTCGGCTATAATGCTTGCGTACATCAGAACCCCGTTTAGGAGACCCCAGATCGGGACTGCAAGGCCCAACGTGTTCCCCCTCCCTGAGAGGAGGCAGGAACGGCAGGGCAGGATCGTGAGGGAGGAGGTGGAGCCTCCCGAGCCCATGACGAGGCTTGTGAACAGGGTTAAGATACCAAGGAGCGAGGTTCCTATAGAGAAGGCTGAGGTCATAGTATCGGGCGGAAGGGGTCTGGGAAGCCCTGAGGGGTTTAGAATACTCGAGGAGCTGGCCCAGCTCCTGGGCGGGGTTATAGCGGGTTCGAGGAAGGCGGTTGACGCGGGCTGGATACCTCCCGAGAGGCAGGTTGGGCAGACGGGTAAGAGCGTGAAACCTATTCTCTACATAGCCGTTGGCATAAGCGGCTCTGCACAGCACATGGTCGGCGTGAGGGAGGCTAGGAGGATAGTGGCTGTGAACATAGATGAGAACGCCCCTATCATGAGACAGGCCGACTATGCCCTCGTCGCTGACTACAGGGAGGTTATACCCGCCCTCATAGAGGAGCTTAGGAGGCTTAAGGAGGAGAGGAGTAGGTACCTTGAGGAGCTGCTCGGCCCGGAGGCTCTGAGAACCGCCCCTCAGGGGGGCCAGGCTTAG
- a CDS encoding FAD-dependent oxidoreductase: MSAQGVEGSYDVVVVGGGPGGLAAATVLARAGFKVLVLERGREPGAKSLFGGKVYAQPLRDVWPDLDRKAPIHRWVRVERFSLTKGDRVATVEYRLGRPVAFTTYLPELVKWMAAKAEEAGALVVDEVVVDEILVKDGSVAGVRSGGDEVKARVVVDAEGVNRMLLERLGLVDPPDPSRLALGVKEVIRLKPDEIEARFGLDRKEGLAWLIAGDITNWLPGGGFVYTMNDSVSVGIVLRVASAVEAAERGLIREHVSRMVERLRLHPYFKRFWAGGDIAEYGGRLAIEGGLGYMPRKLAISGLVVVGDAAGLLLNTGYTIRGVDFAAYSGKLAAETIIHALSKGDTSEETLRVYEEKLKSSFVYKELVRHRGIERVMSDPWFFKALPEISVGVLARLFEADYEEPTIAEALLEAAREAGTPLPVALARLLSVAGEL, from the coding sequence GTGTCGGCCCAGGGTGTTGAGGGCAGTTACGACGTGGTTGTCGTTGGCGGCGGCCCGGGGGGGCTAGCCGCCGCCACGGTCCTGGCGAGAGCGGGTTTTAAGGTTCTCGTGCTGGAGAGGGGTAGGGAGCCGGGTGCCAAGAGCCTCTTCGGCGGCAAGGTCTACGCCCAGCCTCTGAGGGATGTGTGGCCAGACCTGGACAGGAAGGCTCCTATACACCGGTGGGTTAGGGTTGAGAGGTTCAGCCTGACGAAGGGCGATAGAGTGGCGACTGTGGAGTATAGGTTGGGGAGGCCTGTCGCGTTCACCACATACCTGCCTGAGCTTGTGAAGTGGATGGCCGCCAAGGCTGAGGAGGCTGGGGCGCTTGTTGTGGACGAGGTCGTTGTCGACGAGATACTGGTTAAGGATGGCAGTGTCGCCGGCGTTAGGAGCGGCGGGGACGAGGTGAAGGCCAGGGTTGTTGTCGACGCCGAGGGCGTAAACAGGATGCTGCTGGAGAGGCTCGGCCTTGTAGACCCCCCGGATCCCTCGCGGCTCGCCCTAGGCGTCAAGGAGGTGATTAGGCTGAAGCCCGACGAGATAGAGGCTAGGTTCGGCCTGGACAGGAAGGAGGGGTTAGCATGGCTTATCGCAGGCGACATTACCAACTGGCTGCCCGGGGGAGGCTTCGTATACACTATGAACGACAGCGTCAGCGTCGGCATAGTATTGAGGGTTGCATCCGCGGTGGAGGCTGCTGAGAGGGGTCTGATAAGAGAGCATGTGAGCAGGATGGTGGAGAGGCTGAGGCTCCACCCTTACTTCAAGAGGTTCTGGGCTGGCGGCGACATAGCAGAGTATGGTGGAAGGCTCGCAATAGAGGGGGGCCTGGGCTACATGCCCCGGAAGCTCGCCATAAGCGGCCTTGTTGTAGTTGGCGACGCGGCCGGGCTGCTCTTGAACACGGGCTACACCATAAGGGGGGTTGACTTCGCGGCCTACAGCGGCAAGCTCGCCGCCGAAACCATAATCCACGCCCTCTCTAAGGGAGACACTAGCGAGGAAACACTCAGGGTGTATGAGGAGAAGCTGAAGTCGAGCTTCGTCTATAAGGAGCTGGTTAGGCACAGGGGGATAGAGAGGGTGATGAGCGACCCCTGGTTCTTCAAGGCTCTGCCGGAGATTAGCGTTGGTGTCCTGGCCCGCCTGTTCGAGGCGGACTATGAGGAGCCCACGATAGCGGAGGCTCTTTTGGAAGCAGCCAGGGAAGCTGGAACGCCGCTACCCGTAGCGCTGGCTAGGCTGCTCAGTGTTGCCGGCGAGCTTTGA
- a CDS encoding pyridoxal-phosphate-dependent aminotransferase family protein — translation MARLLMIPGPTPVDPEVLLSMAKPVISHTSPEFDEIHSETVGMLQKLFRTSGRVFLLPGSGSLGMEFAVRSVAGRGTRALVLKAGFFGGYFERILRSLGASVMVVESPVGRGFGAADVEDALDKAGDVDAVFIQHVETSTSVANPIEEVARAVKKRGARLVVDGIASVGGMDLRLDEWGVDVALTGSQKALSTPPGLAIVAFSSEYSRELEKKEPRGIYFDFLSLSREMESTRNYHITPAVNLVFALNASLKRIFREGLENRFERHRALSRAFTSAMEALGLKLVAEEPFRAWTVTAVYLPQGVEWPSFYSEMRKRGVEIAGGLGSLKGRIFRVGHMGEVDANDLVATVAAVERALASLGYREARLGLGLEAAQRELASLGL, via the coding sequence ATGGCTAGGCTACTCATGATTCCAGGCCCTACACCAGTCGACCCTGAGGTACTTCTTTCTATGGCCAAGCCCGTGATAAGCCACACATCCCCCGAGTTCGACGAGATCCACAGCGAAACCGTGGGGATGCTCCAGAAGCTGTTCAGGACCTCGGGAAGGGTCTTCCTATTACCCGGTAGTGGCAGCCTCGGCATGGAGTTCGCTGTTAGAAGCGTGGCAGGCCGCGGCACCCGGGCTCTAGTGCTTAAAGCAGGGTTCTTCGGGGGCTACTTCGAGAGGATCCTAAGGTCTCTAGGGGCTTCGGTGATGGTGGTTGAGTCACCCGTGGGCAGGGGCTTCGGTGCGGCTGATGTTGAAGATGCTCTCGACAAGGCCGGCGATGTCGACGCGGTTTTCATACAGCACGTCGAGACTAGCACCTCTGTGGCCAACCCTATAGAGGAGGTGGCGAGGGCTGTGAAGAAGAGGGGTGCCAGGCTTGTGGTGGATGGTATAGCAAGCGTGGGGGGCATGGACCTGAGGCTGGATGAATGGGGTGTTGATGTCGCCCTAACTGGGAGCCAGAAAGCCCTCAGCACACCCCCGGGGCTGGCTATAGTAGCCTTCAGCAGCGAGTATTCTAGGGAGCTGGAGAAGAAGGAGCCCCGGGGGATATACTTCGACTTCCTCTCACTCTCCCGCGAGATGGAGTCTACCAGGAATTACCATATCACGCCTGCTGTAAACCTTGTGTTCGCGTTGAACGCTAGCCTGAAGAGGATATTTAGGGAGGGTCTGGAGAACAGGTTCGAGAGGCACCGCGCCCTCTCCAGAGCCTTCACAAGCGCTATGGAGGCTCTAGGGCTGAAGCTGGTGGCGGAAGAGCCCTTCAGGGCCTGGACCGTCACCGCAGTTTACCTGCCCCAAGGTGTCGAGTGGCCCAGCTTCTACAGTGAGATGAGGAAGAGGGGCGTCGAGATAGCAGGGGGTCTGGGGAGTTTGAAGGGGAGGATCTTTAGAGTTGGCCACATGGGTGAGGTGGACGCCAATGATCTAGTAGCGACGGTAGCAGCGGTGGAGCGGGCCCTAGCCAGCCTGGGCTATAGGGAGGCGAGGCTGGGTCTCGGGCTGGAGGCTGCGCAGAGAGAGCTAGCCAGCCTAGGCCTCTAG
- a CDS encoding haloacid dehalogenase, with amino-acid sequence MVEWVEPSFDRDKLRSVMARAEAVLSEKDKAREEAIRLARDVVRYSGWAVTAVHKGSLEEARGHLRRAEEAVGSMRRVLEPHPDLMSSGFANNAFSEYVEARLFIDVITGRGLSSPEELVVPIVPYLQGLGDLVGELRRLALELVRRGEFKKAWALLDIMEAIYLELRSLDYPEALLPGVRHKADVARRLVDDTKAMLADLESRSHLEARLKDVLKRLEA; translated from the coding sequence GTGGTCGAGTGGGTAGAACCCTCATTTGACAGGGATAAGCTGAGGAGCGTCATGGCGAGGGCTGAAGCAGTATTATCGGAGAAGGATAAGGCTAGGGAGGAGGCCATAAGGCTGGCCAGGGATGTAGTCAGGTACTCAGGGTGGGCCGTGACCGCCGTGCACAAGGGGAGTCTAGAGGAGGCTAGAGGCCATCTCAGAAGAGCCGAGGAAGCCGTCGGCAGCATGAGAAGGGTGTTGGAGCCGCACCCCGACCTCATGTCCTCGGGCTTCGCCAACAACGCTTTCAGCGAGTACGTTGAGGCAAGGCTATTTATAGACGTTATAACAGGGAGGGGCCTAAGCTCCCCCGAGGAGCTTGTGGTACCTATAGTCCCCTACCTCCAAGGCTTAGGAGACCTGGTTGGGGAGCTTAGGCGTCTCGCGCTAGAGCTTGTCAGGAGAGGCGAGTTCAAGAAGGCTTGGGCCCTGCTGGACATAATGGAGGCTATCTACCTTGAGCTCAGGAGCCTGGACTACCCGGAGGCCCTGCTCCCGGGGGTGAGGCACAAAGCTGACGTTGCAAGGAGGCTTGTGGACGATACTAAAGCTATGCTTGCCGACCTCGAGTCTAGATCTCATCTTGAAGCTAGGTTGAAGGATGTTTTGAAAAGGCTAGAGGCCTAG
- a CDS encoding sugar kinase, with the protein MFNAVRISAPSHVHAGNYDIEGSIGRLYGTVGLALEEPRLVLEASPGRGVEVLGGGRRGDVERFARLYLEKAESRGCSVGGVRLRIHREIPAHVGLGSTTALALSIGASVYRICGIEPLDLKELAVAAGRSLVSALGLYSFEQGGLIVDGGFVRGERRPPPLVFRMHVPRSVRVVAALPERPIPRILDIKRREEELLSRMPSMDPGMAGWASRVVLLGIMANAAEGRWGDAARWMGEFNRRLGEYWAGEQGGVYCCSEAEEIISAIVDAGAWSGLQSSWGPTVYGLVPARRVSDVVDAARKAVEKVGGGRVWATSVDNVGAVISSV; encoded by the coding sequence GTGTTCAACGCCGTAAGAATCTCGGCGCCAAGCCATGTACACGCTGGCAACTATGATATAGAAGGCTCCATAGGCAGGCTCTACGGTACCGTTGGCCTGGCGCTGGAAGAGCCCAGGCTAGTCCTGGAAGCCTCCCCGGGTCGGGGAGTCGAGGTCTTGGGGGGTGGCCGTAGGGGGGATGTAGAGAGGTTCGCCAGGCTGTACCTGGAGAAGGCTGAATCCCGGGGGTGTAGTGTTGGGGGTGTGAGACTCAGGATCCATAGGGAGATACCAGCCCACGTTGGCCTAGGCTCCACCACCGCTCTCGCCCTATCAATAGGGGCATCCGTATACAGGATATGCGGGATAGAGCCTCTCGACTTAAAGGAGCTCGCAGTCGCGGCGGGGAGGAGCCTGGTATCAGCCCTAGGCCTCTACAGCTTCGAGCAGGGGGGGCTCATAGTGGACGGTGGCTTCGTAAGGGGGGAGCGGAGACCCCCACCCCTGGTTTTCAGGATGCATGTTCCAAGATCGGTCAGGGTGGTGGCCGCGCTTCCCGAGAGGCCTATACCGCGGATCCTTGATATTAAGAGGAGGGAGGAGGAGCTGCTCTCTAGGATGCCTTCTATGGACCCCGGCATGGCGGGGTGGGCGTCGAGGGTTGTTCTACTCGGTATAATGGCAAACGCGGCCGAGGGCAGGTGGGGCGACGCTGCGAGGTGGATGGGCGAGTTTAACAGAAGGCTCGGCGAGTACTGGGCTGGAGAGCAGGGCGGGGTGTACTGTTGCAGCGAGGCCGAGGAGATAATCAGCGCGATTGTCGATGCGGGGGCTTGGAGCGGCCTTCAGAGCAGCTGGGGGCCAACCGTCTACGGGCTCGTCCCTGCAAGGAGGGTCTCCGACGTAGTGGATGCTGCCAGGAAGGCTGTCGAGAAGGTTGGTGGGGGCCGTGTTTGGGCTACTAGCGTTGATAACGTGGGGGCTGTTATATCGAGTGTTTAG
- a CDS encoding cation:proton antiporter, with amino-acid sequence MGWLSDRIDNARVGPLLTLVAMVAAVFAATYVFEIIAEKGGHFSLGVVEFEFEVEYDILVIVLVAFYILVATRIAHIVGLPPGVVEIVMGAQLAFWGVKSTEVLALLAAIGANLLLFMAGSEIDLALLRGILPQAVIVALVSALAPLALTAALHITLGLNLTSSLVIFASLSATSVALTYLLLSSYRLVRSRLGQLALASAMLLDLSGMVMLNIATASISPSLAFYIAILLAALLLYPLLPRLGGAPFEAEIRLITMTVIILGFLSDFVGVHSVLTSFILGVIASETVRTRVQLREKLESLATGFFTPFFFIASGMSIDPGIPLHYVALALAGGVALALARTYTVYIYFRFTGSSRRSSLIAASSTAMLLTVTIIAASVGLQLGLIDSLMYSMLVWIVVGTILGSFALVKMR; translated from the coding sequence GTGGGGTGGCTTTCCGATAGGATAGACAATGCCAGGGTTGGCCCGCTACTAACCCTAGTTGCGATGGTTGCCGCTGTCTTTGCAGCCACTTATGTATTCGAGATTATCGCGGAGAAGGGGGGCCATTTCAGCCTGGGGGTTGTAGAGTTCGAGTTTGAGGTTGAGTACGACATACTCGTTATCGTCCTCGTCGCCTTCTACATCCTAGTCGCCACGAGGATAGCCCACATTGTAGGTCTGCCGCCCGGGGTGGTTGAGATCGTAATGGGCGCCCAACTGGCGTTCTGGGGCGTCAAGTCCACCGAGGTCCTCGCCCTTCTAGCGGCAATAGGGGCGAACCTGCTTCTCTTCATGGCGGGAAGCGAGATCGACCTTGCCCTCCTCAGGGGCATATTGCCTCAGGCTGTTATAGTGGCTTTAGTTTCAGCCCTAGCCCCCCTGGCTTTGACAGCTGCTCTCCACATTACCCTGGGGCTTAATCTGACCTCCTCCCTAGTCATATTTGCATCGCTCTCGGCCACCAGCGTGGCCCTCACCTACCTCCTCCTCTCTTCTTACAGGCTGGTGAGGAGTAGGCTGGGCCAGCTCGCACTTGCCTCGGCTATGCTCCTCGACCTCTCAGGCATGGTTATGCTTAACATAGCCACCGCCTCTATCAGCCCCAGCTTAGCATTCTACATAGCTATACTGCTAGCTGCTCTACTCCTCTACCCCCTACTACCCCGGCTGGGTGGTGCTCCCTTCGAGGCTGAGATTAGGCTTATAACTATGACGGTGATCATACTCGGGTTTCTCAGCGACTTTGTGGGGGTCCATAGTGTACTAACAAGCTTCATACTCGGGGTGATAGCGTCGGAGACCGTGAGGACGAGGGTGCAGCTCCGGGAGAAGCTCGAGAGCCTGGCAACGGGGTTCTTCACGCCGTTCTTCTTCATAGCCTCGGGGATGAGCATCGACCCGGGGATACCCCTCCACTACGTAGCCCTGGCCCTCGCGGGGGGCGTTGCCCTTGCTCTGGCGAGGACCTACACCGTCTACATCTACTTTAGGTTCACCGGCTCAAGCAGGAGGTCCTCGCTTATAGCTGCATCGAGCACTGCCATGCTACTGACGGTGACGATAATAGCCGCGTCGGTCGGCCTCCAGCTCGGCCTTATAGACAGCCTTATGTACTCCATGCTGGTGTGGATAGTGGTGGGCACTATACTAGGCTCCTTCGCCCTTGTGAAGATGCGCTAA
- a CDS encoding thioredoxin family protein — protein sequence MEETVSSSLYQVARTLKNELLKIGEIISRHSSQILVDVDSENLPKVLSKHRVAVLLFTAEWCGRCILMQDTLARIASRLFRDDIVFGRVDVDRAFSVAERYGIQHIPTTLIIVDGKVVDALVGSVSEEKLLERISRELVGGKSN from the coding sequence ATGGAAGAAACAGTATCCAGCAGCCTTTACCAGGTTGCCAGGACGCTTAAGAACGAGCTGCTTAAGATAGGCGAGATCATATCCCGCCACTCATCCCAGATACTAGTGGATGTGGATAGTGAGAACCTACCCAAAGTGCTCTCCAAGCACAGGGTAGCGGTGCTACTATTCACCGCGGAATGGTGCGGCAGGTGCATACTAATGCAAGATACACTTGCCAGGATCGCAAGCAGGCTCTTCAGAGACGACATCGTCTTCGGCCGGGTAGACGTTGACAGGGCTTTCAGCGTCGCCGAGAGGTATGGTATACAGCACATACCCACAACGTTAATAATAGTTGACGGAAAGGTTGTGGACGCCCTAGTCGGTAGCGTAAGCGAGGAGAAGCTCCTAGAGAGGATATCCCGCGAGCTGGTCGGCGGGAAATCAAACTAG
- a CDS encoding THUMP domain-containing protein, with amino-acid sequence MWFRGRRRSIYEANLIASFLPYREYRDVAIEDLRYALGEVYIIATRMNVIFARASYKDPIELRRRLEERLPEDTPVLRVIPVTRIVPAEVEEVRKAVHSLLTAERPGSFAIRLEARLLREGREIPRMEAVKIIAEGIERRVDLGRPDILVLVKPFRVREGRLAAIYVGPPEGVFSSLKRGGERNGGER; translated from the coding sequence ATGTGGTTTAGGGGGAGGCGGCGTTCGATATACGAGGCCAACTTGATAGCCTCTTTCCTCCCCTACCGGGAGTATAGGGACGTGGCTATCGAGGATCTGAGGTACGCCCTTGGGGAGGTCTACATAATAGCTACGAGGATGAACGTGATATTCGCCAGGGCCTCATACAAGGATCCGATAGAGCTTAGGAGACGCCTCGAGGAACGGCTGCCCGAGGACACGCCTGTCCTCAGGGTGATACCGGTGACTCGAATTGTGCCTGCCGAGGTTGAGGAGGTTAGGAAGGCTGTGCACAGCCTACTCACAGCCGAGCGTCCGGGAAGCTTCGCGATAAGGCTTGAAGCCCGGCTTCTCCGGGAAGGGAGGGAGATTCCTCGTATGGAGGCTGTGAAGATTATTGCGGAAGGCATAGAGAGGAGAGTCGACCTCGGGAGGCCCGATATTCTTGTGCTGGTGAAGCCCTTTAGGGTGAGAGAGGGAAGGCTCGCCGCCATATACGTGGGCCCTCCCGAGGGCGTCTTTTCCAGCCTGAAGCGCGGCGGTGAGCGAAATGGGGGGGAGCGTTAG